In Microbacterium pumilum, the following proteins share a genomic window:
- a CDS encoding DUF1905 domain-containing protein — MIIEFESEVWQWGARDDSSWFFATVPPELSEDIREIPRMPRGFGSVRVRARIGGSEWTTSIFPDKGSGTYALPLKKAVRDAEGLEKGASTLVRLEVLDG; from the coding sequence GTGATCATCGAGTTCGAGTCCGAGGTCTGGCAGTGGGGGGCACGCGACGACTCGTCATGGTTCTTCGCGACCGTCCCGCCTGAGCTGAGCGAAGACATCCGCGAGATCCCGCGCATGCCACGTGGCTTCGGATCCGTTCGCGTGCGGGCGCGGATCGGCGGTTCGGAGTGGACGACGTCGATCTTTCCCGACAAGGGGTCGGGTACCTATGCCCTTCCGCTCAAGAAGGCGGTGCGGGATGCCGAGGGCCTCGAGAAGGGCGCGAGCACTCTCGTGCGCCTGGAGGTCCTCGACGGCTGA
- a CDS encoding NADP-dependent oxidoreductase: MDFAMKAFALPAEGAQPAQHEIDTPDPGPGEVRVRVVAASVNGFDIAVGMGYMTPYFEYRYPVVLGREFAGVVDAVGDGVDGLVIGDRVLGVVSKPYLGEGAFAEYTTAVVESGVVLAPDALTDSAAASLAHTGSTAVAILRSLGDEPEGKTLLVVGATGGVGTLLVQLAAAAGVNVIATGRTAEGRELLEELGARATVDYSELEDAVIALAPDGVDAAAHLSGDAAAVASLVKDGGVFASPLVYDPSQLPGAERLTFVPIAAYPNGADLRYLADLADQGQLQVIVDREHTFDDVATALAEYGTHTIGNIVVLID; this comes from the coding sequence ATGGACTTCGCCATGAAAGCTTTCGCCCTTCCGGCTGAGGGTGCCCAGCCGGCACAGCACGAGATCGACACCCCGGACCCCGGACCCGGAGAGGTGCGCGTCCGCGTGGTCGCGGCATCCGTCAACGGCTTCGACATCGCCGTGGGGATGGGGTACATGACCCCCTACTTCGAGTACCGCTATCCGGTCGTCCTCGGGCGTGAATTCGCGGGTGTGGTCGACGCGGTCGGAGACGGGGTCGACGGCCTGGTCATCGGCGACCGAGTTCTCGGCGTGGTCTCGAAGCCTTACCTCGGTGAGGGCGCATTCGCGGAATACACCACCGCGGTGGTCGAGAGTGGGGTCGTGCTCGCTCCGGATGCCCTGACCGACTCGGCGGCCGCATCGCTGGCGCACACCGGATCGACCGCGGTCGCGATCCTCCGCTCACTCGGCGACGAGCCCGAAGGCAAGACGTTGCTGGTCGTGGGTGCGACAGGAGGGGTCGGCACCCTGCTCGTCCAGCTCGCCGCGGCTGCGGGGGTGAACGTGATCGCAACCGGACGGACCGCTGAGGGTCGAGAGCTGCTGGAAGAGCTCGGAGCGCGCGCAACCGTCGACTACAGCGAGCTGGAAGACGCCGTGATCGCTCTCGCGCCCGACGGCGTGGATGCGGCGGCGCACCTGAGCGGCGATGCCGCGGCGGTCGCGTCGCTGGTCAAGGACGGCGGCGTCTTCGCGTCCCCGCTCGTGTACGACCCGAGCCAGCTGCCCGGGGCCGAACGGCTCACCTTCGTGCCGATCGCGGCCTATCCGAACGGGGCGGATCTGCGCTACCTCGCCGACCTCGCCGACCAGGGTCAGCTGCAGGTCATCGTCGACCGCGAGCACACCTTCGACGATGTGGCCACCGCGCTCGCAGAGTACGGCACCCACACGATCGGCAACATCGTCGTCTTGATCGACTAG
- a CDS encoding SRPBCC family protein, whose protein sequence is MFELTEETLVAASVTTVWADFTDPTRLAEWFWPARFEAEAYIDLAPRGHWQIRSPVAGLEIEARVLATDPPHSLPLLWREAREEHETDVEITFEQADGATRVIVHHSGFRSEEEREDHVEDWSTSLARLAARHAG, encoded by the coding sequence ATGTTCGAGTTGACCGAAGAGACGCTGGTCGCAGCATCCGTCACCACGGTCTGGGCCGACTTCACGGATCCGACACGCCTTGCCGAGTGGTTCTGGCCGGCGCGATTCGAGGCCGAGGCATACATCGACCTGGCTCCGCGCGGGCATTGGCAGATCCGGTCACCCGTCGCCGGCCTCGAGATCGAAGCCCGCGTGCTGGCCACCGATCCGCCGCACTCGCTGCCACTCCTGTGGCGCGAGGCGCGGGAAGAGCACGAGACGGACGTCGAGATCACGTTCGAGCAGGCGGATGGCGCGACCCGCGTGATCGTCCACCACTCGGGGTTCCGCTCGGAGGAAGAGCGGGAGGATCACGTCGAGGACTGGTCGACCTCGCTGGCTCGCCTCGCCGCGCGCCACGCCGGCTGA
- a CDS encoding glycosyl hydrolase family 28-related protein — MHAPVPRTRRLAAAVTGAALIAGALMASPAAAVAPAAVDPIHPDFGPNVTIFSPDTPLADIQSSLDALADQQRDAEMGTTRHAVYFLPGDYGTDEAPLQFEVGYYTEVAGLGADPGDVNVNGAIEVYNRCLADGGTSNCLALVNFWRTISNLSIDVNKAGQDGCRQTANFWAVSQAVSMRRVDVTGNVSLMDYCTAGPQYASGGYIGDTRLQTVTNGSQQQWLTRNSEVTNWSNAVWNQVFSGVVGAPGDAAFPDPPYTTIDKTPISREKPYLYVDDQGRYNVRVPGVQRESSGISWGAGETAGRSIPIKDFYIAKPGDSVTKINAALALGKNLIFTPGVYDIPSTMLVWRPNTVVLGLGHATLTAKKGATPLAIADVPGIVVAGITIDAGEKLSPVLLKVGLSKTLNLSSKLSKNNPITLNDVYFRVGGPHIGKATTALEINADNVLIDHTWVWRGDHGVEGFTNGVNGDTDRWNTNTGKNGVIVNGDNVTATGLFVEHFQRYNTLWKGENGRVILYQNELPYDPPLQADWTQPDGTLGYPGYVVDKKVKTHRLDGGGVYVFNQNNPSITTTDGFEVPQRPGVQLHHIMTVNLSAGTIEHVVNGVGDAADTTRVGAPVYITDYPTP, encoded by the coding sequence ATGCACGCACCTGTCCCCCGCACGCGACGACTGGCTGCGGCCGTCACCGGCGCAGCGCTGATCGCCGGAGCGCTCATGGCGTCCCCTGCCGCCGCGGTGGCTCCGGCGGCCGTCGATCCCATACATCCGGACTTCGGCCCGAATGTCACGATCTTCAGTCCCGACACCCCCCTCGCCGACATCCAGTCGTCTCTCGATGCGCTCGCCGATCAGCAGCGCGATGCCGAGATGGGCACGACCCGTCATGCGGTGTACTTCCTGCCGGGCGACTACGGCACGGATGAGGCTCCCCTGCAGTTCGAGGTGGGCTATTACACCGAGGTTGCCGGCCTCGGCGCCGATCCGGGCGACGTCAACGTGAACGGGGCCATAGAGGTGTACAACCGGTGCCTCGCGGATGGAGGCACCAGCAACTGCCTCGCGCTGGTCAACTTCTGGCGCACCATCTCGAATCTGTCCATCGACGTGAACAAGGCGGGCCAAGACGGATGCCGCCAGACCGCCAACTTCTGGGCGGTGTCCCAAGCCGTCTCGATGCGTCGGGTCGACGTCACGGGCAACGTGTCGCTCATGGATTACTGCACTGCCGGACCGCAGTATGCCAGCGGCGGGTACATCGGCGACACCCGCCTGCAGACCGTCACCAACGGCTCGCAGCAGCAGTGGCTCACCCGCAACAGCGAGGTGACCAACTGGAGCAACGCGGTGTGGAACCAGGTGTTCTCGGGTGTCGTCGGCGCCCCAGGCGACGCCGCGTTCCCCGACCCGCCATATACGACGATCGACAAGACGCCGATCAGCCGGGAGAAGCCGTACCTGTACGTCGACGACCAGGGCCGCTACAACGTCCGCGTCCCGGGTGTGCAGCGCGAGTCCAGCGGCATCAGCTGGGGCGCCGGCGAGACGGCGGGTCGCAGCATCCCGATCAAGGACTTCTACATCGCGAAGCCCGGCGATTCGGTGACGAAGATCAACGCGGCGCTCGCACTCGGCAAGAACCTCATCTTCACGCCGGGCGTGTACGACATCCCGTCGACGATGCTGGTATGGCGGCCCAACACGGTGGTGCTCGGTCTCGGGCACGCGACGCTCACGGCCAAGAAGGGTGCCACTCCCCTGGCGATCGCGGACGTCCCGGGCATCGTCGTCGCGGGCATCACGATCGATGCCGGCGAGAAGCTGTCGCCGGTGCTGCTCAAGGTGGGGCTGTCGAAGACGCTCAATCTGTCGAGCAAGCTCTCAAAGAACAACCCGATCACGCTGAACGACGTGTACTTCCGCGTCGGCGGTCCGCACATCGGCAAGGCCACCACAGCGCTCGAGATCAACGCCGACAACGTGCTCATCGACCACACCTGGGTGTGGCGCGGTGACCACGGCGTGGAAGGCTTCACGAACGGCGTGAACGGCGACACCGACCGGTGGAACACGAACACCGGAAAGAACGGCGTCATCGTCAACGGCGACAACGTCACCGCGACGGGGTTGTTCGTAGAGCACTTCCAGCGTTACAACACGCTCTGGAAGGGCGAGAACGGGCGCGTCATCCTGTACCAGAACGAACTGCCCTACGACCCGCCCTTGCAGGCCGACTGGACCCAGCCCGACGGCACGCTCGGCTACCCCGGGTACGTGGTCGACAAGAAGGTGAAGACCCATCGCCTTGATGGCGGCGGTGTCTACGTCTTCAACCAGAACAACCCGTCGATCACGACGACCGACGGATTCGAAGTACCGCAGCGCCCCGGGGTTCAGCTGCACCACATCATGACGGTGAACCTCAGCGCAGGCACGATCGAGCACGTCGTGAACGGCGTGGGCGACGCCGCGGATACGACCCGCGTCGGGGCACCCGTCTACATCACGGACTACCCGACCCCATAA
- a CDS encoding aldo/keto reductase gives MDQRALGRTERKVSAIGLGTWQLGADWGAVSAEDASALMAASVERGVTLFDTADVYGDGRSESLIGWFLEGRPGHDITVATKMGRRMPQEPENYTPENFRAWTDRSRQNLRVETLDLVQLHCPPTAVIEDAATYDALDALVDEGVIAAYGVSVETCEQALAAIARPNVTNVQIIFNPFRLKPLDAVLPAAAAAKVSIFARVPLASGLLSGKYSSATTFAESDHRTYNRQGEAFDRGETFSGVEFDTGLAAVAELATALPDGVSLPAATLAWIVSQPGVTSAIPGARSVAQATTNADAEALLGSGFDVSAFGAVIRDVYDRRLREAIHPLW, from the coding sequence ATGGATCAGCGAGCCCTCGGGCGCACGGAACGCAAGGTATCGGCGATCGGCCTCGGCACATGGCAGCTCGGCGCCGACTGGGGTGCGGTGAGCGCCGAAGACGCGTCGGCGCTGATGGCGGCATCCGTCGAGCGGGGTGTGACGCTGTTCGACACCGCGGATGTCTACGGCGACGGGCGCAGCGAGTCGCTCATCGGGTGGTTCCTCGAAGGGCGGCCGGGCCACGACATCACGGTCGCGACCAAGATGGGCCGACGGATGCCGCAGGAGCCCGAGAACTACACGCCCGAGAACTTTCGCGCGTGGACGGATCGGTCGCGGCAGAACCTCCGCGTCGAGACGCTCGACCTCGTTCAGCTGCATTGCCCGCCGACGGCCGTGATCGAGGATGCCGCGACCTACGATGCCCTCGATGCTCTCGTAGACGAGGGAGTGATCGCCGCGTACGGCGTGTCGGTCGAGACCTGCGAACAGGCTCTCGCCGCGATCGCGAGACCGAACGTGACGAACGTGCAGATCATCTTCAACCCGTTCCGGCTCAAGCCGCTCGATGCGGTGCTTCCGGCCGCTGCGGCCGCGAAGGTCTCGATCTTCGCGCGGGTTCCGCTCGCTTCGGGCCTGCTGTCGGGCAAGTATTCGTCGGCCACCACTTTCGCCGAGAGCGACCACCGCACCTACAACCGTCAGGGTGAGGCATTCGATCGGGGCGAGACCTTCTCGGGGGTCGAGTTCGACACCGGGCTCGCGGCCGTCGCCGAGCTCGCGACGGCCCTACCGGATGGCGTGTCGCTGCCCGCGGCCACACTTGCGTGGATCGTTTCGCAGCCCGGTGTGACGAGTGCGATTCCCGGAGCACGGTCGGTCGCGCAGGCGACGACGAACGCCGACGCCGAGGCGCTGCTCGGCTCGGGGTTCGATGTGTCGGCGTTCGGTGCCGTCATCCGGGATGTGTACGACCGGCGGCTGCGAGAGGCCATCCACCCGCTCTGGTGA
- a CDS encoding glycosyltransferase family A protein produces MPLVPRVTVVVPCRNDADFLENCLEALAAQSRLADRVIVVDNGSSDASAAVARRYGATVVEEPLIGIWPAAARGYDEAMADAEIIARIDADSRPHPDWVAQLVRAFVADPGLGVLTGGAEFYGGSPMTNYLGEHWYIGGGHYWIKKWLGIPLVFGSNFAMRTRVWERVRAEVDRTNAGIHDDLDLTIRLRPSDGVRYDPQLRMPVSARPVQTVSGLSRRVWRVATTFASSWPEGAAWRRRAELRPSTDAPSIATDSSWVPADDDWAPGFGR; encoded by the coding sequence GTGCCTCTGGTTCCGCGTGTGACGGTCGTCGTCCCGTGCCGGAACGACGCGGACTTCCTCGAGAACTGTCTCGAGGCGCTCGCCGCCCAGTCGCGTCTCGCGGATCGCGTGATCGTGGTCGACAACGGCAGCTCGGATGCGTCCGCCGCCGTCGCCCGTCGCTATGGCGCCACCGTGGTGGAGGAGCCGCTGATCGGAATCTGGCCGGCCGCGGCACGCGGGTACGACGAGGCCATGGCGGATGCCGAGATCATCGCGCGCATCGATGCCGACTCGAGGCCGCATCCCGATTGGGTCGCGCAACTCGTGCGTGCGTTCGTCGCCGATCCCGGTCTCGGCGTGCTCACCGGCGGAGCCGAGTTCTACGGCGGCAGTCCGATGACGAACTATCTCGGCGAGCACTGGTACATCGGCGGCGGGCATTACTGGATCAAGAAGTGGCTCGGCATCCCGCTCGTCTTCGGATCGAACTTCGCGATGCGCACGCGGGTCTGGGAGCGGGTCCGGGCGGAGGTGGATCGCACCAACGCGGGCATCCATGACGATCTCGATCTGACGATCCGACTGCGCCCGTCCGACGGCGTCCGGTACGACCCCCAGTTGCGCATGCCGGTGTCGGCGCGCCCCGTGCAGACGGTTTCGGGCCTGTCGCGGCGGGTCTGGCGGGTGGCGACCACATTCGCGTCGAGCTGGCCGGAAGGCGCCGCGTGGCGACGCAGAGCCGAACTGCGGCCGTCGACGGATGCCCCGTCCATCGCGACCGACTCCTCATGGGTACCCGCCGACGACGACTGGGCACCCGGCTTCGGGCGCTGA
- a CDS encoding GNAT family N-acetyltransferase, translating into MGGLGDSSGIIRIVPSNEASWEDLQAILTGPAARCQCQRQRLGDRDWWYLPVAERSAILREETHCDDPRATETIGIVAYIDDEPAGWCAVDVRSVFGRVRGSPVPWKDRHEDKDDESVWAIACLIVRKGFRNRGLTYPLVAAAVEHARARGATSIEGYPLVTEGKQVIWDEMNVGPVGPFLASGFVEVTHPTKRRVVMRKDLSS; encoded by the coding sequence ATGGGCGGTCTGGGCGACTCGAGCGGCATCATTCGGATCGTGCCGAGCAACGAAGCGTCGTGGGAGGATCTGCAGGCGATCCTCACCGGCCCGGCAGCTCGCTGCCAGTGTCAGCGGCAGCGGCTCGGCGATCGCGATTGGTGGTACCTCCCAGTCGCAGAGCGCTCGGCGATCCTGCGCGAGGAGACGCATTGCGACGACCCGCGGGCAACCGAGACCATCGGCATCGTCGCCTACATCGACGACGAGCCCGCCGGCTGGTGCGCGGTCGACGTGCGAAGCGTGTTCGGTCGGGTGCGCGGCTCACCGGTGCCGTGGAAGGACCGGCACGAAGACAAGGACGATGAATCGGTCTGGGCCATCGCCTGCCTCATCGTGCGCAAGGGCTTTCGCAACCGGGGACTGACGTATCCGCTGGTCGCCGCTGCGGTCGAGCACGCCCGCGCCCGCGGGGCCACATCGATCGAGGGGTACCCCCTCGTCACCGAGGGCAAGCAGGTGATCTGGGACGAGATGAATGTGGGTCCAGTGGGACCATTCCTGGCTTCAGGGTTCGTCGAGGTCACCCACCCCACGAAGCGGCGCGTCGTCATGCGGAAGGACCTTTCGTCCTGA